In Polynucleobacter sp. MWH-S4W17, a genomic segment contains:
- the glp gene encoding gephyrin-like molybdotransferase Glp, protein MSHSPNQPILLTSSLHVDDARKAIAALVEDLIEEAKTINDPADIENIALDQAINRILAADLLSPIDVPAADNSAMDGFAFDGKCLDTNSTAITLRVIGTALAGKPFEGSIGPGECLKIMTGALMPTGCDTVIPQEFTSDKDENVIEFKQDQLKPGENRRLRGEDLQKDKPAIAAGRLLRPSDLGLAASLGIASLPVKRKLKVAILSSGDELRALGQALDAGSIYDSNRYSLTGLLNRLNLEIIDCGIVRDDPTLLKQAFIDAASKADVLISSGGVSVGEADFTKQIMQELGDVGFWKIAMRPGRPMAFGVLKPVAEKSPARKTLFFGLPGNPVAVMVTFYQFVRAALLQLNGANQTEPPLTQAIAEVPIRKKPGRTEFQRAILGRGVDGKPAVRLTDSQGAGILRSMSEANCFVILGHEQGNVAAGDWVDIALFDGLL, encoded by the coding sequence ATGAGTCATTCCCCAAACCAACCTATTCTCTTGACCTCGTCACTACATGTGGATGACGCACGCAAGGCAATTGCCGCGTTGGTAGAAGATCTCATTGAAGAAGCTAAGACGATTAATGATCCTGCAGATATTGAAAATATTGCATTGGATCAAGCGATTAATCGGATATTGGCAGCCGATTTACTTTCACCCATCGATGTTCCGGCTGCAGACAATTCGGCCATGGATGGTTTTGCATTTGATGGCAAATGTCTCGACACCAACAGCACGGCCATCACCTTAAGAGTGATTGGTACAGCGCTTGCCGGCAAACCCTTTGAGGGCAGCATTGGTCCTGGGGAATGCCTCAAGATCATGACGGGCGCACTAATGCCCACTGGCTGCGATACCGTCATTCCACAAGAATTCACAAGTGACAAAGATGAGAATGTAATTGAATTCAAGCAAGATCAATTAAAGCCTGGCGAGAACAGACGCCTACGTGGCGAGGACCTTCAAAAGGACAAACCCGCAATTGCTGCCGGCCGCTTACTGCGCCCTTCTGATCTAGGTCTAGCCGCATCACTTGGCATTGCCTCCTTACCTGTAAAGCGCAAACTCAAAGTAGCTATTCTGTCTTCCGGTGATGAATTGCGTGCGCTAGGCCAAGCATTAGATGCAGGCAGCATATATGACAGCAATCGCTACAGCCTTACTGGTTTACTTAATCGCCTGAATTTAGAGATCATTGACTGCGGCATTGTGCGCGATGATCCCACCCTTTTGAAGCAAGCCTTTATCGATGCCGCTAGCAAAGCAGATGTATTGATTTCTTCTGGGGGCGTTTCGGTTGGTGAAGCAGATTTCACAAAACAGATCATGCAAGAGTTAGGCGATGTCGGTTTCTGGAAAATCGCCATGCGCCCAGGACGCCCTATGGCGTTTGGAGTTCTCAAACCAGTCGCTGAAAAATCTCCTGCTCGCAAAACACTCTTCTTTGGCCTACCCGGTAATCCCGTAGCAGTCATGGTGACCTTCTATCAATTTGTCCGAGCAGCACTTCTACAGCTCAATGGTGCCAATCAGACTGAGCCACCTCTTACCCAGGCCATTGCCGAAGTTCCCATTCGAAAAAAACCAGGTCGTACAGAATTTCAACGCGCTATTCTAGGACGTGGAGTCGATGGCAAACCAGCAGTAAGGCTAACTGACAGCCAAGGTGCTGGAATTTTGCGCTCGATGAGTGAGGCCAACTGCTTTGTGATCCTAGGTCATGAGCAAGGAAATGTTGCCGCTGGAGACTGGGTAGATATAGCGCTTTTTGATGGACTGCTTTAA
- the mobA gene encoding molybdenum cofactor guanylyltransferase MobA, whose product MISTEDITGLILAGGRAQRMGGIDKGLIPFHGKPLIESAIVKLKPQVQTIVINANRNITKYASYGYPVIMDETPDFSGPLAGFSVGLKSCKTAYLLTSPCDSPLLPNNLAELLITEMERGDFELVYASTKEADGKVWAQPVFCLMRSNLQDSLNQFLQKGDLKIDRWFKGLRNSTVVFKDPQVFANINTPDELKSLEEVSA is encoded by the coding sequence ATGATTTCTACTGAAGACATTACTGGACTCATACTTGCTGGCGGGAGAGCACAACGCATGGGTGGCATTGATAAAGGCTTAATCCCTTTTCACGGTAAACCACTCATCGAGTCAGCTATCGTAAAACTCAAGCCCCAGGTACAAACCATTGTGATTAATGCCAACCGCAACATCACAAAGTATGCGAGCTATGGGTATCCAGTGATCATGGATGAAACGCCAGATTTTTCAGGGCCGTTAGCAGGCTTCTCTGTAGGCTTGAAGTCCTGCAAGACGGCTTATCTCCTAACTTCACCTTGCGACTCACCCTTGCTACCCAATAATCTCGCAGAGTTATTAATTACCGAGATGGAGCGAGGGGATTTTGAATTGGTGTACGCCTCTACCAAAGAAGCGGATGGTAAAGTATGGGCACAGCCTGTTTTTTGTCTTATGCGTAGTAACTTGCAAGATTCATTGAATCAATTTCTCCAAAAAGGGGATCTCAAAATTGATCGCTGGTTTAAAGGGTTGAGAAATAGCACTGTGGTTTTTAAAGATCCACAGGTATTTGCCAATATAAATACCCCTGATGAGCTAAAGTCACTAGAAGAAGTATCAGCATGA
- the moaA gene encoding GTP 3',8-cyclase MoaA, producing the protein MVEKVIPIRIDEGKGLTPPIGAELVTPHGHTKDTRGRTLRDLRISVTDRCNFRCTYCMPKEVFDQNYPYLAHKELLSFEEITRLTSIFATLGVEKIRLTGGEPLLRKNLEVLIEMLAKIQTTEGKPLDLTLTTNGSILRKKATALKAAGLQRLTVSLDGLDDAIFKKMNDVDFPVADVLDGIAAAQEAGFQNIKVNMVVKKGTNDHEIVAMAKHFKGSGVILRFIEFMDVGSSNGWNMEQVLPSKEVIARIHEAFPLEPVEANYTGEVAQRWRYVDGSGEIGVISSVTQTFCHECSRARISTDGQMYLCLFANEGFDFKTLLRSSKSDLEIANAVMNTWSTRNDHYSEIRGSHTANLLSGNRKVEMSYIGG; encoded by the coding sequence ATGGTTGAAAAAGTAATCCCCATTCGAATAGACGAAGGCAAAGGCCTAACGCCACCCATTGGTGCCGAACTCGTCACTCCTCACGGCCATACGAAAGACACTCGGGGACGCACCCTAAGAGATCTCCGTATCTCAGTGACTGATCGCTGCAACTTCCGCTGTACCTATTGCATGCCTAAGGAAGTGTTTGACCAAAACTATCCTTACTTAGCTCATAAAGAATTGCTGAGTTTTGAAGAAATCACTCGCCTCACTTCTATCTTCGCCACATTAGGCGTTGAAAAAATTAGACTGACTGGTGGCGAGCCTTTGCTACGCAAGAATTTAGAAGTGCTGATTGAGATGTTGGCAAAAATTCAGACGACTGAAGGTAAGCCGCTTGATCTAACCTTAACGACTAACGGCAGCATCTTGCGCAAGAAAGCTACCGCTCTAAAAGCAGCCGGCCTCCAAAGATTGACAGTAAGTCTTGATGGGTTGGATGATGCGATCTTCAAGAAAATGAATGATGTCGATTTCCCAGTCGCCGATGTACTTGATGGAATTGCCGCAGCACAAGAAGCAGGCTTCCAGAACATCAAAGTCAATATGGTGGTGAAAAAAGGTACCAACGATCATGAGATTGTTGCAATGGCTAAGCACTTTAAAGGTAGTGGCGTCATTCTGCGTTTTATTGAATTTATGGATGTGGGTAGCTCTAATGGCTGGAATATGGAGCAGGTACTTCCATCCAAAGAAGTCATTGCCAGGATTCATGAAGCCTTTCCTCTGGAGCCTGTTGAAGCCAACTACACCGGCGAAGTTGCACAGCGTTGGCGCTATGTCGATGGCTCTGGCGAGATTGGCGTGATCTCCAGTGTTACTCAAACGTTCTGTCATGAATGCTCTAGAGCGCGCATCTCGACTGATGGGCAAATGTATCTCTGCCTTTTTGCCAATGAAGGTTTTGATTTCAAAACCCTATTGCGCTCCAGCAAGAGTGATTTAGAAATCGCTAATGCGGTAATGAATACCTGGTCAACTCGCAATGATCACTATTCAGAAATTCGAGGTTCGCATACCGCGAATCTGTTATCTGGTAACCGCAAGGTTGAAATGTCTTACATTGGTGGTTAA
- a CDS encoding Rne/Rng family ribonuclease produces the protein MKRMLFNATQQEELRVAIVDGQKLIDIDIEAAGREQRKGNIYKGVITRIEPSLEACFVNYGEERHGFLPFKEVARTYFKEGIDVRNASIKDALREGQEIIVQVEKEERGQKGAALTSFVSLAGRYLVLMPNNPRGGGVSRRIEGEDRQELREAMAQLEVADGMSIIARTAGIGRDATELQWDLSYLMQLWKAIDEAAKGNSAPLLIYLESSLVIRAIRDYFQPDIGEILIDTDDIYEQAAAFMSVVMPDNLPRVKRYQDDVPLFSRFQIEHQIETAYSRTVPLPSGGAIVIDHTEALVSVDVNSARATRGSDIEETATRTNLEAADEIARQARLRDLGGLIVIDFIDMESSKAQKDVENRLRDALRHDRARVQMGKISKFGLMEMSRQRLRPALSEGSHVTCPRCNGTGHIRDTESSALQVLRIIQEEAMKENTAAIHTQVPVEVAAFLLNEKRAEVIKIETRFKVNVLMVPNKHLETPHYKLERLRHDDPRLDDQKASYVMAEEAARELETDTTVSKKDADVKVRPEAAVKGITPTQPAPVSQPRPARTEKVVTESSGGLFGFIKKLFSSSPAVEEKPAPSNPRGRNQGRNGNDRNRGRNRRGERTERPAAAAAEGTPTEGANNNRNRNNRNGNRNQGNQNGPKPERQDANRNQANPAAVTPATEAAPGSETTPGAEGEERRGRGRNRRGRGRGQRGERTEGGNDVANTPATAVSASPFAGPPVGMAGASASMPIQNIANSFGNAKPVAEKQERQERAPRAPRQSNRPAQNSAPASTPAPVAVAAATLEVIAKPAPELPKIAFQALEETPLHSVVQSAGMIWVATDSSKHADAQSQIQAEPVAHNLGRAPKPAVSLHDGPMVLVETGGQEKTV, from the coding sequence ATGAAACGCATGTTGTTTAATGCAACTCAACAAGAAGAGTTGCGAGTTGCCATCGTTGATGGTCAAAAACTCATTGATATCGATATCGAAGCTGCCGGCCGTGAACAACGCAAAGGCAACATCTACAAAGGTGTCATTACCCGTATTGAACCTTCCCTTGAGGCCTGCTTTGTCAATTACGGCGAAGAGCGTCATGGCTTTTTGCCATTTAAGGAAGTGGCCCGTACTTACTTTAAAGAAGGTATCGACGTTCGTAATGCCTCCATTAAGGATGCCTTACGCGAAGGTCAAGAAATTATTGTTCAAGTAGAAAAAGAAGAGCGCGGCCAAAAAGGTGCAGCCCTTACATCCTTTGTCTCCTTGGCAGGCCGTTATTTGGTTCTCATGCCGAATAACCCACGAGGGGGTGGCGTTTCCCGCCGTATTGAAGGTGAAGACCGTCAAGAACTCCGCGAAGCGATGGCTCAATTAGAAGTGGCAGATGGCATGAGCATCATTGCTCGTACCGCTGGTATTGGTCGTGACGCCACTGAATTGCAGTGGGACTTAAGTTACCTCATGCAATTGTGGAAAGCGATTGATGAAGCTGCCAAAGGCAACTCCGCCCCATTGCTGATCTACCTCGAATCTAGCTTAGTGATTCGCGCGATTCGTGATTACTTCCAGCCTGATATTGGTGAGATTCTCATCGATACCGATGACATCTACGAACAAGCTGCAGCATTTATGTCTGTAGTGATGCCTGACAATTTGCCACGAGTAAAGCGCTATCAAGACGATGTGCCTTTGTTCTCTCGTTTCCAGATTGAGCATCAAATCGAAACTGCTTACTCACGCACTGTGCCATTGCCATCTGGTGGCGCAATCGTGATCGACCACACTGAAGCCTTGGTTTCAGTAGATGTCAACTCAGCACGTGCAACCCGTGGCTCTGATATCGAAGAGACTGCTACTCGCACCAACTTAGAAGCTGCTGATGAAATCGCCCGTCAAGCGCGTTTGCGTGACTTGGGTGGCTTGATCGTGATCGACTTCATTGACATGGAATCGAGCAAAGCACAAAAAGATGTTGAGAACCGTTTACGCGATGCTCTGCGTCATGATCGTGCTCGCGTTCAGATGGGCAAAATCTCCAAGTTTGGCTTGATGGAAATGTCTCGTCAGCGCTTGCGTCCTGCGTTATCCGAAGGTAGCCATGTAACCTGCCCACGTTGTAACGGCACTGGCCACATTCGCGATACTGAATCTTCTGCCTTGCAAGTTCTGCGCATCATCCAAGAAGAAGCGATGAAGGAAAACACAGCAGCGATTCATACACAGGTGCCAGTCGAAGTGGCTGCCTTCCTCCTGAATGAAAAACGTGCTGAAGTCATCAAGATCGAGACTCGCTTCAAAGTGAATGTCTTGATGGTTCCCAACAAGCATTTAGAAACTCCGCATTACAAACTTGAGCGTTTGCGTCATGACGACCCACGTCTTGATGACCAAAAGGCTAGCTATGTGATGGCGGAAGAAGCTGCTCGTGAGCTTGAGACAGACACGACCGTTAGCAAAAAAGATGCGGATGTAAAAGTACGTCCAGAAGCAGCAGTTAAAGGTATCACTCCAACACAACCTGCACCAGTCAGTCAGCCACGTCCTGCACGTACTGAAAAAGTGGTGACTGAAAGTTCTGGCGGTCTCTTTGGATTTATCAAGAAGCTGTTCTCCTCATCCCCAGCAGTTGAAGAGAAGCCTGCACCAAGCAACCCACGTGGCCGCAATCAAGGCCGCAATGGTAACGATCGCAATCGTGGTCGCAACCGTCGTGGCGAGCGTACTGAGCGCCCAGCAGCAGCTGCAGCTGAAGGTACTCCAACAGAAGGTGCTAACAACAATCGCAACCGCAACAACCGTAACGGCAATCGTAACCAGGGCAATCAAAATGGTCCGAAGCCAGAACGTCAAGATGCGAACCGTAATCAAGCTAATCCAGCAGCAGTAACGCCTGCAACTGAAGCCGCTCCTGGTAGCGAAACTACTCCAGGCGCTGAGGGTGAAGAGCGTCGTGGTCGTGGTCGCAACCGTCGTGGTCGTGGTCGTGGTCAACGTGGCGAGCGTACTGAAGGTGGCAATGATGTTGCTAATACACCAGCAACTGCTGTGTCAGCAAGTCCATTTGCAGGCCCTCCTGTAGGAATGGCTGGCGCATCAGCAAGCATGCCAATTCAGAACATCGCGAACAGCTTTGGCAACGCAAAACCTGTAGCAGAGAAACAAGAAAGGCAAGAGCGCGCACCACGTGCTCCACGTCAATCAAATCGTCCTGCACAAAACTCTGCTCCCGCATCCACTCCAGCACCAGTTGCTGTTGCGGCTGCCACGTTAGAAGTAATTGCCAAACCTGCACCAGAGCTTCCTAAGATTGCCTTCCAGGCGCTTGAAGAAACTCCATTGCACAGCGTTGTGCAATCAGCCGGCATGATTTGGGTCGCTACCGACTCTTCAAAGCATGCTGATGCTCAAAGTCAGATTCAGGCAGAGCCTGTTGCTCATAACTTGGGCAGAGCACCTAAACCGGCTGTTAGTCTTCATGATGGCCCAATGGTTTTAGTAGAAACCGGCGGCCAAGAAAAAACGGTTTAA
- a CDS encoding RluA family pseudouridine synthase has protein sequence MKSEPISKPLKVKTPTTSAPAAVHLQTIGPEEAGQRLDNYLLRWAKGVPKSHVYRIIRSGEVRVNKKRAEPTTRLIEGDVVRLPPVRIAEPAQMAAVNSAQTKSRAHGYSDKMPILFEDEALLIVNKPTGLAVHGGSGIALGVIETLRITRPELKFLELVHRLDRDTSGVLLLAKKRSALVELHRQIREGQTDKRYYLLAHGEIVQGAQTMQLKYPLHKYLLPNGERRVRVDPDGLPSHTALRVTKALKREGASITLAEAQLKTGRTHQIRVHLQKLGHAILGDDKYGFEDLDKVVKSKRLYLHAHLAGFTHPRTGEKMRIESPLPAEFTAMMKTFEQ, from the coding sequence ATGAAATCCGAACCCATTTCCAAGCCCTTAAAGGTTAAAACGCCCACTACTTCAGCGCCTGCTGCAGTGCATCTTCAGACCATTGGTCCCGAAGAGGCCGGCCAACGCCTGGATAACTATCTATTGCGCTGGGCCAAAGGAGTTCCCAAAAGCCACGTTTACCGAATTATTCGATCTGGCGAGGTCCGGGTGAATAAAAAGCGGGCTGAACCAACCACCCGTCTGATTGAGGGTGATGTGGTCCGCCTCCCCCCAGTTCGAATTGCTGAACCGGCCCAAATGGCTGCGGTCAATAGTGCTCAAACTAAATCTCGGGCGCATGGCTACTCAGACAAAATGCCGATTCTTTTTGAGGATGAAGCACTCTTAATAGTCAATAAGCCAACGGGTTTAGCGGTGCATGGTGGCTCAGGCATCGCACTTGGTGTCATTGAGACCCTGCGTATTACCCGTCCAGAGCTCAAGTTTTTGGAATTAGTCCATCGCTTAGACCGTGACACATCAGGCGTTCTACTCTTGGCTAAAAAGCGAAGCGCTTTGGTGGAGCTGCATCGTCAAATACGTGAGGGCCAAACGGATAAGCGCTATTACTTGCTTGCACATGGTGAAATCGTACAAGGTGCCCAAACCATGCAACTCAAATATCCGCTGCATAAATATCTTCTGCCTAATGGCGAGCGCCGCGTTCGGGTAGATCCAGATGGATTACCAAGCCATACCGCTTTAAGAGTGACTAAAGCGCTTAAGCGCGAGGGTGCATCAATCACTCTCGCTGAGGCGCAACTGAAGACGGGACGCACTCATCAGATTCGGGTGCACTTGCAAAAATTGGGCCACGCAATTTTGGGTGATGATAAATATGGCTTTGAAGATTTGGATAAGGTAGTTAAATCCAAACGCTTATATCTACACGCTCATCTAGCTGGTTTTACTCATCCGCGTACTGGCGAAAAGATGCGGATTGAGTCGCCATTGCCCGCAGAATTTACCGCCATGATGAAAACCTTTGAGCAGTAA
- a CDS encoding HAD-IA family hydrolase — translation MSQANKSNRPYDLIVWDWDGTIMDSTPTIVHCIQQACRDLGFKAPDDTLASSVIGLGIQDSLRRAVPWIEPAHFPKLTERFRYHYLAKDHELDLFVGIRELLEELHAKQYLLAVATGKSRVGLDRSLGHHQIGHLFHETRTADESFSKPHPGMLLELSDVTQVPTRRMLMIGDTTHDLDMAANAGVDAVAVTYGAHPPDTLKASPSLTHVDDVAQLSQWLKNNLQH, via the coding sequence ATGTCTCAAGCAAATAAATCGAATCGACCCTATGATCTGATTGTGTGGGATTGGGATGGGACCATCATGGATTCCACGCCAACCATCGTGCATTGTATTCAGCAAGCCTGTCGCGATTTGGGTTTTAAAGCGCCTGACGACACATTAGCGAGTTCAGTCATTGGTTTGGGAATTCAGGATTCATTGCGCAGAGCGGTTCCTTGGATAGAGCCGGCCCATTTTCCAAAGCTGACAGAGCGTTTTCGTTATCACTACTTGGCCAAAGATCATGAGCTCGATTTGTTTGTTGGCATACGAGAGCTTTTGGAAGAACTGCATGCTAAACAGTATTTACTAGCTGTTGCCACTGGAAAGTCGCGCGTCGGACTAGATCGCTCGCTTGGGCATCATCAGATCGGCCATCTCTTTCATGAGACTCGTACGGCTGACGAATCTTTTTCTAAGCCACATCCAGGAATGTTGCTTGAGCTGTCGGATGTGACTCAAGTACCGACTCGTCGCATGCTCATGATTGGGGACACAACCCACGACCTTGATATGGCAGCGAATGCTGGGGTCGATGCGGTAGCCGTGACTTATGGCGCTCACCCGCCCGATACTTTAAAAGCTTCACCATCATTAACGCATGTGGATGATGTCGCGCAACTCTCGCAATGGCTTAAAAATAACCTGCAACACTAA
- the sppA gene encoding signal peptide peptidase SppA: MENNPNPNWERQALEHLLLENLKETRKARRWKAVLRVLTLLVIVGALLSIFDFHLPGKGMGVEKHTALVTLEGEISSSSMANAMDINSSLLAAFENEHSAGVVLRINSPGGSPVQAGMINDEIHRLRKLYPKKPFYVVVEDICASGGYYVAVAADQILVDKASLVGSIGVIMEGFGFTGLMDKLGVTRRMITSGSNKGMMDPFSKENPKQVEMVKTMIDEIHQQFITVVKEGRGDRLKDVPDLFSGRIWNGEQAVKIGLADGYGTVDTVARDIFKAPDILDYTMKENFAERVAKRFGAEAGTAAGKVLVKTPDLK, translated from the coding sequence ATGGAAAACAACCCAAACCCGAATTGGGAACGTCAAGCTCTCGAACATCTCTTGTTGGAGAATTTAAAAGAGACTCGTAAAGCACGTCGTTGGAAAGCAGTACTGCGAGTACTTACCTTGCTAGTCATTGTTGGCGCATTGCTTTCGATATTTGACTTTCACCTTCCAGGCAAGGGCATGGGGGTAGAAAAGCACACTGCGTTGGTAACACTTGAAGGAGAAATTTCTTCCAGCTCGATGGCTAATGCGATGGATATCAATTCATCTTTACTAGCTGCATTCGAGAATGAACACAGTGCTGGGGTTGTGTTGCGCATTAATAGTCCTGGAGGTTCGCCAGTTCAAGCCGGCATGATCAATGATGAGATCCACCGCTTGCGCAAGCTCTATCCCAAAAAACCGTTTTATGTCGTTGTCGAGGATATCTGCGCATCTGGTGGTTACTACGTGGCAGTCGCTGCGGATCAAATCTTGGTTGATAAAGCCAGCTTGGTGGGATCCATTGGCGTGATCATGGAAGGCTTTGGTTTTACAGGCCTCATGGATAAGTTGGGCGTTACTCGTCGCATGATTACCTCGGGCTCTAATAAAGGCATGATGGATCCGTTTAGCAAAGAGAATCCAAAGCAAGTTGAAATGGTTAAGACGATGATTGATGAGATTCACCAGCAATTTATTACAGTGGTGAAAGAGGGCCGTGGCGATCGCTTAAAAGACGTACCAGATTTATTTTCTGGCCGTATTTGGAATGGCGAGCAAGCAGTCAAGATTGGTTTAGCTGATGGATATGGCACGGTAGATACCGTTGCCCGCGACATCTTTAAGGCGCCCGACATTCTGGACTACACCATGAAAGAGAATTTTGCTGAGCGTGTTGCTAAACGCTTTGGTGCTGAAGCTGGAACTGCTGCTGGCAAGGTGTTGGTAAAAACACCTGACCTTAAATAG
- a CDS encoding SAM-dependent methyltransferase: MSKLGTLYLVPNTLGDDGRVEQLPWVLPSETITQTATLRHWIVEDAKTARALLKAVDSVSPLACTIQEMQMSEWRGAARNAKYGDVVKPADLLKPLLAGNNMGLMSEAGVPGVADPGAELVLAAHKLGAQVKPLVGPSSILLGLMASGLNGQRFAFQGYLPHDTHERTAKLKQLEAESRKLQQTQIWIETPYRNTAMLMACIHSLAPQSLLCLGVDLSLPSEMIATLSITDWRKRYPNEAACASLQNRPTVFLLLA; the protein is encoded by the coding sequence ATGAGCAAACTCGGCACCCTGTATTTAGTTCCCAATACTTTGGGCGATGATGGTCGCGTTGAGCAATTACCCTGGGTACTTCCATCTGAAACGATTACACAAACAGCCACGCTAAGGCACTGGATTGTGGAAGATGCCAAGACAGCACGCGCATTATTAAAAGCGGTTGATTCTGTTTCTCCATTAGCATGCACGATTCAAGAAATGCAAATGAGTGAATGGCGTGGTGCTGCACGTAATGCCAAGTATGGCGATGTGGTCAAACCGGCTGATTTACTCAAGCCTTTGCTTGCTGGAAATAATATGGGCTTGATGTCTGAAGCAGGGGTCCCTGGCGTTGCAGACCCTGGTGCCGAGTTAGTGCTAGCGGCACATAAGCTAGGCGCCCAAGTGAAGCCACTTGTTGGACCGAGCTCTATCTTGTTAGGTCTGATGGCAAGCGGACTCAATGGCCAACGCTTTGCGTTTCAAGGGTACTTGCCTCACGACACCCATGAGCGCACTGCCAAACTTAAGCAACTCGAAGCTGAGTCTCGTAAATTACAACAAACTCAAATTTGGATTGAGACACCCTATCGCAATACTGCCATGCTCATGGCTTGTATCCATTCGTTGGCACCACAAAGCCTGCTATGCCTCGGTGTGGACCTTAGTCTGCCATCAGAAATGATTGCCACTCTTTCAATTACAGATTGGCGTAAACGGTATCCGAATGAAGCTGCTTGTGCTTCATTACAAAATAGGCCAACAGTATTTCTACTACTGGCCTAA
- a CDS encoding Maf family nucleotide pyrophosphatase, with product MSTPTNTPQNPRLILASTSVYRRELLERLRIPFEVISPKVDETPLSGESTLDLALRLAQAKAAAVAKEHLEAWVIGSDQVADLCGAAIGKPGNFERALAQLQLMRGQAVTFQTALCLMKGDTQTTLCVPTEVTFRKLPDSTLEAYLIAEEPYDCAGSAKSEGLGISLLESIKSDDPTALIGLPLIALTSMLRDAGFAIPSKT from the coding sequence ATGAGCACCCCCACTAATACACCCCAAAATCCAAGACTCATCTTGGCATCCACTTCGGTATACCGCCGCGAACTTTTAGAGCGCCTACGCATCCCATTTGAAGTCATCTCACCAAAGGTAGATGAAACCCCACTTTCTGGAGAGAGCACTCTTGATTTAGCACTCCGACTTGCTCAAGCAAAAGCAGCTGCAGTTGCTAAAGAGCATCTTGAAGCTTGGGTCATTGGCTCTGATCAAGTTGCCGATCTTTGCGGTGCAGCGATTGGTAAGCCTGGTAATTTTGAAAGAGCCTTAGCGCAACTACAACTCATGCGTGGTCAAGCGGTGACTTTTCAAACAGCGCTATGTTTGATGAAGGGTGACACCCAAACCACGTTATGCGTTCCTACTGAAGTCACCTTTCGCAAACTTCCAGACAGCACCCTAGAGGCTTACCTAATAGCTGAAGAGCCTTATGATTGTGCGGGCAGCGCCAAGTCTGAAGGTCTTGGCATTAGCCTGTTAGAGTCCATTAAAAGTGATGACCCAACCGCTTTAATTGGCTTGCCACTGATCGCATTAACCAGCATGTTACGTGATGCTGGCTTTGCAATTCCATCAAAAACATAA
- a CDS encoding DUF177 domain-containing protein, with the protein MNRNQVLPQVELSAEPSALKRVDFCAPQSYKGAGFLSMSDIPRVAQEASTVNLADGFNWLAETYFEDSPGSEPHQILELALKGRLHLVCQRCLQDCAVELDEKRRFILVLTDSEADEYPLEDEEQEPLVVNQHFNLLETMEDEVLLSLPLIPKHPDGFCEPHKSTFGDEADEEPSNERENPFNILKNMKKN; encoded by the coding sequence ATGAATCGTAATCAAGTTTTACCTCAAGTTGAGCTATCTGCAGAGCCAAGCGCTTTAAAGAGGGTGGATTTTTGTGCTCCACAGTCCTATAAAGGTGCTGGTTTTTTAAGCATGTCAGATATCCCAAGAGTGGCTCAGGAGGCTTCAACCGTCAATCTGGCCGATGGCTTCAATTGGTTAGCAGAGACCTATTTTGAAGATTCACCGGGTAGTGAGCCTCATCAAATCCTCGAATTAGCCCTAAAAGGGCGCCTGCATCTGGTCTGTCAGCGCTGTTTACAAGATTGCGCGGTGGAGTTGGATGAAAAACGTCGATTTATTCTAGTTTTGACAGATTCTGAGGCAGATGAATACCCTCTTGAGGATGAGGAGCAAGAGCCTCTGGTCGTAAATCAGCACTTCAACCTCCTGGAAACCATGGAGGATGAGGTTTTGCTGTCTTTACCTCTGATTCCAAAGCATCCAGATGGGTTTTGTGAACCTCATAAATCTACCTTTGGGGATGAGGCTGATGAGGAGCCGTCAAATGAGCGGGAAAACCCCTTTAACATATTGAAAAATATGAAGAAAAACTGA